A genomic segment from Streptomyces sp. NBC_01233 encodes:
- a CDS encoding Scr1 family TA system antitoxin-like transcriptional regulator: MYVQWKRLNRAGLRHLQQEVVPLFERTRSFRVYCSNVVPGLLQTERYARAVLGAYGALHQIATDVEEAAAARVARSQVIRDGRHRFALLVEESVLHSGIGPAATTAEQLAYLLEVMSLPSVSLGILPVRTERPLWTLESFTIYDDLQVGIELLSARVTITSPGEISLYARAFGELAGRAIYGAAARSAITAAIDTIA, from the coding sequence ATGTACGTGCAGTGGAAGAGGCTGAACCGGGCTGGCCTCCGCCACCTTCAGCAGGAAGTCGTGCCCCTCTTCGAGCGCACGCGATCGTTCCGGGTGTACTGCTCCAACGTGGTACCCGGCTTGCTCCAGACCGAGAGATACGCGCGTGCTGTCCTGGGTGCTTACGGCGCCCTCCACCAGATCGCCACCGACGTGGAAGAAGCAGCCGCAGCCCGAGTGGCCCGGTCACAAGTGATCCGGGATGGCCGCCACCGCTTCGCGCTGCTCGTGGAGGAATCGGTCCTCCACTCAGGGATCGGACCAGCCGCCACCACGGCCGAGCAGCTCGCGTATCTCCTAGAAGTCATGTCCCTGCCGTCGGTCTCCCTCGGGATTCTCCCCGTCAGAACCGAACGGCCACTGTGGACGCTGGAGAGTTTCACCATCTACGACGACCTTCAGGTTGGCATCGAGTTGCTGTCGGCCCGCGTCACCATCACATCGCCAGGGGAGATCTCGCTGTACGCGAGAGCCTTCGGTGAACTGGCTGGACGGGCCATCTATGGGGCGGCAGCCCGTTCCGCGATCACCGCCGCCATCGACACCATCGCGTGA